The proteins below come from a single Cupriavidus pauculus genomic window:
- a CDS encoding carbohydrate ABC transporter permease: MGHSRQAAQAWLMLLPALVLLAAFTYWPIAGSLWHSLHTQAPGLPASFTGAEQFAALLDDPVFRQALRNNLWYALVTVPVSVVLALAMALWVNQRYAGRGLLRLAFFTPTVLPMVAAANVWLFFYAPDIGLLNRLLSGVGVTGRNWLGDTDTALPALMVVTIWKEAGFFMIFYLAALQSISTELLDAARLESPSAWYRLRRVVLPLLAPTTLFVVVNALINAFKLVDHIFVLTRGGPNNASTLLLYYLYEIAFKFQDASYAGALTVVLLALLALCSAIQFWLSRNRVHYR; encoded by the coding sequence ATGGGCCATTCCCGTCAAGCCGCGCAGGCGTGGCTCATGCTGCTGCCTGCGCTGGTCCTGCTTGCCGCGTTCACTTACTGGCCCATCGCGGGCAGCCTCTGGCACAGCCTGCATACGCAGGCGCCGGGGCTGCCGGCGTCGTTCACGGGCGCCGAGCAGTTTGCCGCGCTGCTCGATGACCCCGTCTTCCGGCAGGCGCTGCGCAACAATCTCTGGTATGCGCTGGTGACGGTTCCGGTCTCCGTCGTGCTGGCGCTCGCCATGGCGCTCTGGGTCAATCAACGCTATGCGGGCCGCGGACTGCTGCGGCTCGCCTTCTTCACGCCGACTGTCCTGCCGATGGTGGCCGCCGCCAACGTCTGGCTGTTCTTCTACGCACCCGACATCGGCCTGCTGAACCGGCTGCTCTCGGGCGTCGGCGTGACCGGCCGCAACTGGCTCGGCGATACCGATACCGCGTTGCCCGCGCTGATGGTGGTCACCATCTGGAAGGAGGCGGGCTTCTTCATGATCTTCTATCTCGCCGCGCTGCAATCGATCTCGACGGAGTTGCTCGACGCCGCGCGGCTCGAGTCCCCCTCCGCATGGTATCGGCTCCGGCGCGTGGTGCTGCCGTTGCTGGCGCCGACCACGCTGTTCGTCGTGGTCAACGCGCTGATCAACGCGTTCAAGCTCGTCGACCATATCTTCGTGCTGACGCGTGGCGGCCCCAACAACGCGAGCACGCTGCTGCTGTATTACCTCTACGAGATCGCGTTCAAGTTCCAGGACGCGAGCTATGCCGGCGCATTGACGGTCGTACTGCTGGCCCTGCTTGCGCTCTGCTCCGCCATTCAATTCTGGCTGTCCCGCAATCGCGTGCACTACCGATGA
- a CDS encoding carbohydrate ABC transporter permease, translating to MNALRHALIPAAALAAGLLWISPLLLLCWGAFHPGGEAMRLSFDTRWGLDNFPQAWHVAPFARYLLNTMAIVTLLLVLQLAVCTLAAFALARMRFAGRGIVFGLVLLQLMVMPEVLIAENYLTIARLGQVDAYLGVALPYIASAFGIFLLRQTFMTVPQELEDAACIEGLSRLGILLKVYVPLARPTYLAYALVSISYHWNNFLWPLVATQTEASRPVTVGMALFAAPETGVDWGVLSAGTLLCVGPLVLAFLLFQRQFMQSFMQAGVK from the coding sequence ATGAACGCTCTTCGCCATGCATTGATACCCGCGGCCGCGCTCGCGGCCGGCCTGTTGTGGATCTCGCCCCTGTTGCTGCTGTGCTGGGGGGCGTTTCATCCCGGGGGCGAGGCCATGCGGCTGAGCTTCGATACGCGCTGGGGGCTCGATAACTTTCCGCAGGCGTGGCACGTGGCGCCGTTCGCGCGCTATCTGCTGAACACGATGGCCATCGTCACGCTGCTGCTCGTGCTGCAGCTGGCCGTCTGCACGCTGGCGGCGTTCGCGCTGGCGCGCATGCGGTTCGCCGGGCGTGGCATCGTCTTCGGACTCGTGCTGCTGCAGTTGATGGTGATGCCCGAGGTGCTGATCGCCGAGAACTACCTCACGATCGCGCGGCTCGGTCAGGTGGATGCCTATCTTGGCGTGGCACTACCCTACATTGCCAGCGCGTTCGGCATCTTCCTGCTGCGGCAGACGTTCATGACGGTGCCGCAGGAGCTCGAGGATGCCGCGTGCATCGAAGGCCTGAGCCGCCTCGGCATCCTGCTCAAGGTGTATGTGCCGCTCGCGCGGCCGACCTATCTTGCCTATGCGCTGGTATCCATCAGCTATCACTGGAACAACTTCCTGTGGCCGCTCGTCGCCACGCAGACCGAGGCCAGCCGTCCCGTGACCGTCGGCATGGCGCTGTTCGCCGCGCCGGAAACCGGGGTCGACTGGGGCGTGCTGTCGGCTGGCACGCTGCTCTGTGTCGGCCCCCTCGTGCTGGCGTTCCTGCTGTTCCAGCGGCAGTTCATGCAGTCGTTCATGCAGGCTGGCGTCAAGT